A region of Paenibacillus sp. 37 DNA encodes the following proteins:
- a CDS encoding response regulator transcription factor: MANILIIEDETTIAELERDYFELNGFSVDLCHTGDDGLKQALEGDYNLIIVDLMLPGLDGFECCRRIREVKEVPILVVSAKKEEIDKIRTFNLGVDDFITKPFSPSELVARAKAHLTRYERLLGKNKPAEQDEIHIRGLHIDKGSRRVFVNGEEVAITTKEFELLVFLASHPNRVFSKSDLFERIWGMDSTGDIATVTVHIRKLRGKLETDPKNPEYIETVWGAGYRFTA, from the coding sequence ATGGCAAACATTTTGATCATTGAAGACGAAACAACGATTGCGGAACTGGAACGGGATTATTTTGAGCTCAACGGATTTTCCGTGGATCTCTGCCATACTGGAGATGATGGCCTGAAGCAGGCACTGGAGGGGGACTATAATCTGATCATTGTTGATCTGATGCTTCCGGGACTGGACGGCTTCGAATGTTGCAGGCGCATTCGAGAGGTAAAGGAAGTGCCCATCCTTGTCGTTTCTGCAAAAAAGGAAGAAATCGATAAGATCCGGACGTTCAATCTGGGAGTGGATGATTTTATTACAAAACCGTTCAGCCCAAGTGAGTTGGTTGCACGAGCAAAGGCTCATTTGACCCGATACGAGAGACTTCTTGGCAAAAACAAACCAGCTGAGCAGGATGAAATCCACATTCGAGGGCTTCACATTGACAAAGGATCACGCCGCGTTTTTGTTAATGGAGAAGAGGTGGCGATTACAACCAAGGAATTCGAGTTACTTGTATTTCTTGCGAGTCATCCCAATCGTGTATTCAGCAAATCTGATCTGTTCGAGCGGATCTGGGGCATGGATTCCACCGGAGATATTGCAACGGTAACCGTCCATATTCGCAAACTGCGTGGGAAGCTGGAGACAGACCCCAAAAATCCGGAGTATATTGAGACCGTCTGGGGCGCAGGCTACCGATTTACTGCATAA
- a CDS encoding helix-turn-helix transcriptional regulator yields MNVDVNQLAAHFAHIPFQVEGVYRYARNPGVPQADYTDSFPGFVFPLTGKIQFQFDGTPYIFSPGKVVHGGAKMKLDQTVFHRTDWEYILVLYRICSSDLKETSFSHQHFELSTGQSPRLIELITRLWHVYNQRGGISKFQTEMLFRDVLNETLICVDHRQNSCESDVLFERVSTYIQEYYDQSLTVASLAEQNNVNRNRLSYVFRRHAGMGPAEYVLKYRINMAQQMLLASDASVQQIAETVGIADPFYFSRVFKKQYGISPSEYRLKFINNPC; encoded by the coding sequence GTGAATGTAGACGTTAATCAGTTAGCAGCGCATTTTGCACACATTCCTTTTCAAGTCGAAGGAGTATATCGATATGCTAGAAATCCAGGGGTTCCCCAGGCTGACTATACCGATTCTTTTCCTGGATTTGTATTTCCTCTTACAGGAAAGATTCAATTCCAATTTGATGGTACGCCCTATATCTTTTCACCAGGAAAAGTTGTACACGGGGGCGCGAAAATGAAACTGGATCAAACCGTTTTTCATAGAACGGACTGGGAATACATCCTCGTTTTATACCGGATATGTAGTTCGGACCTCAAGGAGACAAGCTTTTCCCATCAGCATTTTGAATTATCAACGGGTCAATCCCCACGTCTGATCGAATTAATCACGCGTCTTTGGCATGTGTATAATCAGCGCGGAGGTATTTCAAAGTTTCAGACCGAGATGCTGTTTCGCGATGTACTGAATGAGACCTTAATATGTGTTGATCATAGGCAAAATAGTTGTGAATCAGATGTTTTATTCGAGCGGGTCTCTACCTATATCCAAGAATATTATGATCAAAGTCTGACTGTCGCATCGCTTGCAGAACAAAATAATGTTAATCGAAATCGACTTTCCTACGTGTTTAGAAGACATGCAGGTATGGGTCCAGCAGAATATGTATTGAAATATCGTATAAACATGGCACAGCAAATGTTATTGGCAAGTGATGCGTCTGTACAACAGATTGCTGAGACCGTTGGCATTGCTGACCCCTTTTATTTTAGCAGAGTGTTTAAGAAACAATATGGTATTTCTCCCAGTGAATATCGTCTGAAGTTCATCAATAATCCATGCTGA
- the bglS gene encoding beta-glucanase — translation MKRKSWYTLAVTGVISLFFSVSAFAGYVFWEPLTYFNASTWQKADGYSNGSMFNCTWRANNVNFTSDGKLKLGLTSSAQNKFDCGEYRTTNTYGYGLYEVSMKPAKNTGVVSSFFTYTGPAHGTQWDEIDIEFLGKDTTKVQFNYYTNGVGNHEKVINLGFDASQGFHTYAFDWQPGHIKWYVDGVLKHTATSNIPKTPGKIMMNLWNGTGVDSWLGPYNGANPLYAEYDWVKYTSN, via the coding sequence ATGAAAAGGAAGTCTTGGTATACTTTGGCGGTAACTGGTGTCATCTCTTTGTTTTTTTCGGTAAGCGCTTTCGCGGGTTATGTTTTCTGGGAACCTCTAACCTATTTTAACGCAAGTACGTGGCAAAAAGCGGATGGGTATTCCAATGGAAGCATGTTTAACTGTACGTGGAGGGCTAACAATGTTAATTTTACAAGTGACGGCAAGCTTAAGCTTGGTTTGACCAGCTCTGCACAGAACAAGTTTGATTGCGGAGAGTATCGTACCACAAATACGTATGGATACGGCTTGTATGAAGTCAGTATGAAACCTGCCAAGAACACAGGTGTAGTATCGTCTTTTTTCACATACACAGGCCCTGCACATGGCACCCAATGGGATGAGATTGATATCGAATTTTTAGGTAAAGACACAACCAAAGTGCAGTTTAATTATTATACCAATGGCGTTGGTAATCATGAGAAGGTTATCAATCTAGGTTTTGATGCATCTCAGGGCTTCCATACGTATGCATTTGACTGGCAGCCGGGACATATCAAATGGTATGTTGATGGTGTATTGAAGCATACGGCAACCAGCAATATTCCTAAAACACCTGGAAAAATCATGATGAACCTCTGGAATGGAACAGGAGTAGATAGCTGGCTTGGTCCTTATAACGGGGCCAATCCGCTCTATGCTGAGTACGATTGGGTTAAATATACGAGTAATTAA
- a CDS encoding choline esterase — protein sequence MKNYDAFPEPIGGYTVGRTQMDFEYTASDYSKRELTAFVYYPSDSSEGKTTSTYMFPEVYKMFNEQPLVTALKDVFSIDIKTQCYDDLAVSGKEKRYPVLFYVCGGGGSPEWGTVLCTDLASMGYVVVSIGHQNSTMYKRKDGRLFNVSKDFSDVITAFGEDPEMLALAGKMEMRPDDETAFEMCRNVLALPILSKITEYSESQAKDVRYVADYLYKLDSGELNSIFKGRLLLDIGMGIVGHSYGGPTTAMVCRDDDRFACGIGLDSGAFGLLDSDLKKPFLLLFCEPNYNMNAVIGANNSMETYYFSVDRVAHLDYCDIVFTSVNEELRGERDAMAMRNIVTDYAKNFFDHYILQKAASVESLAYDGVELIKKTSNK from the coding sequence ATGAAAAACTATGACGCATTTCCAGAACCAATTGGCGGCTATACTGTCGGTCGAACCCAGATGGATTTTGAGTACACGGCATCAGATTACTCCAAAAGAGAACTGACCGCTTTTGTGTATTATCCGTCCGACAGTAGCGAAGGAAAGACTACATCAACGTACATGTTTCCTGAAGTCTACAAGATGTTTAATGAGCAGCCACTTGTCACTGCGTTGAAGGATGTTTTCTCTATAGATATCAAGACCCAGTGTTACGATGACCTTGCTGTCTCCGGGAAGGAAAAGCGCTATCCAGTGTTATTCTATGTTTGTGGTGGAGGCGGTTCTCCAGAATGGGGTACAGTGCTCTGTACAGACTTGGCAAGCATGGGGTATGTTGTGGTAAGCATCGGCCATCAGAATAGCACGATGTATAAACGTAAAGATGGGCGCTTGTTCAATGTATCAAAGGATTTTTCGGATGTTATTACAGCGTTTGGTGAAGATCCGGAGATGCTGGCGTTGGCTGGTAAGATGGAGATGCGTCCTGACGATGAAACTGCCTTTGAGATGTGCCGTAACGTGCTTGCACTACCGATACTTTCCAAGATAACAGAGTATAGTGAATCACAGGCAAAAGATGTAAGGTATGTAGCCGATTATCTTTACAAACTGGACTCTGGAGAGCTGAATTCCATCTTTAAAGGCAGATTGCTGCTTGACATCGGCATGGGTATAGTCGGACATTCTTATGGAGGGCCCACCACGGCGATGGTTTGCCGGGATGACGACAGGTTCGCCTGCGGGATTGGCTTGGATAGCGGTGCGTTTGGACTTCTTGATAGCGATCTTAAGAAACCCTTTTTGTTACTGTTTTGTGAACCTAACTATAATATGAATGCGGTTATTGGCGCTAACAATAGCATGGAAACCTATTATTTCTCAGTTGATCGTGTTGCACATTTGGATTACTGTGACATCGTGTTTACCAGTGTTAATGAGGAACTCAGAGGTGAACGGGATGCTATGGCGATGCGAAATATTGTTACAGACTATGCAAAGAACTTTTTTGATCATTACATACTACAGAAGGCAGCAAGTGTGGAAAGCTTGGCATACGATGGTGTGGAATTGATCAAGAAGACCAGCAACAAGTGA
- a CDS encoding S-layer homology domain-containing protein: MNSTTRKIATFLTITALGTAVFPLTANQVHAATYVTNIAATTAQLTQQQIEAAIKDLNSLGIMNGYADQSMGEHRAITRAELASLVFKTFHLESKTGETVELTDVNSNAWYAPYASKLVELGIMQANDGQFNPQTQVSDAELEQVVSKAMQRDVKSVHHWMSEFYSENGSATRGETAVLLQTAHQAIPSEQAQIKSVRSLNAITLIVTFDKPLTATNEAFAKAQTDFAFSGGLTLTNMPRLKTGSIATYIVPTSVQDAGEVYNLTYKGQDAGSFEGSATKINMTTASQVTNDTFEIEALQMNGVVDYGYIISAYSGGRGANAFVLNDQEQAGGKTVQIISSMQARQVVITPEGGEPIVARYVPFTQSTDGKQEPKFRLPEGQTLKSGVTYTVSSDWANIENASFKAKSFDALVVASTQAVSETSMEVTLDQDPGDELFSGRSVTVTSSSGDVLTATYKYSSRKGATGVFDLTNDGKLTPGTTYTINPVGDWSIASSVTLTLE; the protein is encoded by the coding sequence ATGAATTCTACAACCCGCAAAATCGCTACATTTCTAACCATAACTGCATTAGGTACAGCAGTGTTCCCGTTAACTGCGAATCAAGTACATGCAGCTACATACGTCACTAACATTGCGGCAACAACCGCACAGCTTACCCAACAACAGATCGAAGCTGCTATCAAGGATCTGAATAGCTTGGGGATCATGAACGGATATGCAGATCAATCTATGGGTGAACATCGAGCGATTACCCGTGCGGAGTTAGCTTCATTGGTTTTCAAAACATTTCATTTGGAGAGCAAGACTGGAGAAACCGTAGAATTAACGGATGTCAATTCCAATGCATGGTATGCGCCATATGCGTCAAAGCTTGTTGAACTCGGCATCATGCAAGCTAACGATGGACAATTCAATCCGCAGACTCAAGTGTCGGATGCTGAACTCGAACAGGTCGTATCCAAAGCGATGCAACGTGATGTAAAGTCCGTTCACCATTGGATGAGCGAGTTTTACTCCGAGAACGGTTCGGCAACGCGTGGCGAAACAGCAGTGTTGTTGCAAACCGCACACCAAGCTATTCCTTCGGAGCAAGCTCAAATCAAGAGCGTTAGATCGCTGAACGCCATTACGTTAATTGTCACATTCGACAAGCCGCTGACAGCAACGAATGAAGCTTTTGCCAAGGCGCAAACGGACTTTGCATTTAGTGGCGGGTTGACGTTAACCAATATGCCCCGTTTGAAAACAGGGTCGATTGCGACTTACATCGTTCCAACGTCCGTACAAGATGCTGGTGAAGTGTACAACCTGACTTACAAAGGCCAAGATGCTGGTTCCTTTGAAGGCAGTGCCACGAAAATAAACATGACAACGGCTAGTCAAGTAACGAATGATACATTCGAGATTGAAGCGCTGCAAATGAACGGTGTAGTGGATTATGGTTACATCATTTCGGCTTACAGCGGTGGTCGAGGAGCTAATGCATTTGTGCTGAATGATCAAGAGCAAGCAGGAGGCAAAACGGTTCAAATAATCTCTTCCATGCAGGCAAGACAAGTTGTAATTACGCCAGAAGGTGGCGAGCCTATCGTTGCCAGATATGTTCCGTTCACGCAATCCACAGATGGCAAACAAGAACCGAAGTTCCGTTTGCCTGAGGGACAAACGCTGAAATCAGGTGTCACATATACGGTTTCTTCGGATTGGGCCAACATCGAAAATGCTTCATTTAAGGCGAAATCGTTTGATGCACTAGTGGTTGCAAGTACTCAAGCAGTGAGCGAAACCTCCATGGAAGTTACGCTTGACCAGGATCCTGGGGATGAACTGTTCTCTGGTCGAAGTGTAACGGTAACTTCATCTAGCGGGGATGTTCTGACGGCCACTTATAAATATTCAAGTCGAAAAGGTGCGACGGGTGTATTCGACCTAACGAATGATGGGAAGTTGACTCCGGGTACTACGTATACAATAAACCCAGTTGGGGATTGGAGTATCGCTTCTTCGGTCACCTTGACACTGGAGTAA
- a CDS encoding TetR/AcrR family transcriptional regulator → MPKNSFFRLDETRREEISSSAMLLFVDNLYEDITMKMVLDSLSMHPGTFYRYFEDKDDLYCHLIRNVTQKRAAYFNNSNEDSLYSYFLTGLFGNVNGMVTEPLNELEIKLTKTFSYIPEDILLKVYVNVLKGESFPMIKDILRRMRVDGYLRPDVDDDLISFMFESMQLNLILFFREFDIKDSELQHKISKYFAEFMGHGLLEDHKFSEMVSDLKGERK, encoded by the coding sequence ATGCCAAAAAATTCGTTCTTTCGTTTAGATGAAACAAGGCGCGAGGAAATATCGAGTAGCGCTATGCTTCTTTTTGTTGATAATCTTTACGAGGATATAACTATGAAGATGGTTTTGGATAGTTTGTCCATGCACCCCGGAACATTTTATCGGTATTTTGAAGACAAAGATGACCTTTATTGTCACTTAATACGTAATGTAACTCAGAAAAGAGCTGCATATTTTAATAACAGTAATGAAGATTCCCTTTACAGCTATTTCCTTACTGGCTTATTTGGTAACGTTAATGGTATGGTGACCGAGCCATTGAATGAGTTGGAAATCAAACTCACTAAAACATTTTCATATATTCCTGAGGACATTTTGCTGAAAGTATATGTGAATGTGTTAAAGGGCGAGTCATTCCCCATGATCAAGGACATTTTACGCCGAATGAGGGTTGATGGATATCTCCGACCAGATGTTGACGACGACCTGATTTCTTTTATGTTTGAGTCAATGCAGCTTAATTTAATCTTGTTTTTTAGAGAATTCGATATTAAGGACTCTGAGCTGCAACATAAGATCAGCAAGTACTTTGCTGAATTTATGGGTCATGGGCTGCTTGAGGATCATAAATTTTCTGAAATGGTTAGTGATCTCAAGGGGGAAAGAAAATGA
- a CDS encoding ankyrin repeat domain-containing protein — translation MSKSLIIVVLISSMLIVQGCVPEMRNDSNVEVKAMTSADEQLFKAVEDSDTERIEQMIQAGANINAQDQTGRTATMIATYNNDPASAKVLIEAGADVNIQDDMKNTPFLYAGAEGYLDILKLTIEAGADPTITNRYGGTALIPASEHGYVDVVQELLTQTSVDVDHVNQLGWTALLEAIILNDGNAQQQETIQLLIDHGADVNIPDRDGGSPLSHAKSKGFKEIEDILVRAGAQQK, via the coding sequence ATGAGTAAATCGCTGATCATCGTTGTCCTGATAAGCAGTATGTTGATCGTCCAGGGCTGCGTGCCTGAAATGAGAAACGACTCTAACGTAGAGGTAAAGGCCATGACTTCAGCAGATGAACAGCTGTTCAAGGCAGTAGAGGACAGCGATACTGAACGCATAGAACAAATGATTCAAGCAGGCGCCAATATCAATGCTCAAGATCAGACTGGCCGAACAGCTACAATGATTGCAACTTACAATAATGACCCAGCATCGGCTAAAGTGTTAATTGAAGCGGGGGCAGACGTGAATATACAGGACGATATGAAAAACACCCCGTTTCTGTATGCTGGCGCTGAAGGATACTTGGATATTTTGAAGCTGACAATCGAGGCCGGAGCGGACCCAACGATAACGAATCGATATGGAGGGACAGCACTTATTCCAGCTTCGGAGCATGGATATGTGGATGTAGTGCAAGAATTACTGACTCAAACTTCGGTGGATGTGGACCATGTGAATCAATTGGGATGGACAGCATTACTCGAAGCGATCATTCTTAACGATGGCAATGCTCAGCAGCAGGAGACGATACAATTACTCATTGATCATGGAGCAGACGTGAACATACCGGATCGTGATGGGGGATCACCGCTCAGTCATGCGAAGAGTAAAGGCTTTAAAGAAATTGAAGACATATTGGTACGGGCTGGAGCCCAACAGAAATGA
- a CDS encoding ABC transporter substrate-binding protein: MLVSVKKGMFLCLITAMILVLAACSSNNGGSKDANGSSQQAAESSATNAATNGEQTDADASAPAETTYPVTVSNYTIENGTWVKKDQTFDKAPERVVANTQGAAELMIRLGLTDKLVGVAALFGSVPEDIADEFKQIPVLAEGYVGKEVTIGATPDLVVGRGGLFEDADWGVGTVSSLNDMGIKTYVQSTSVPDASLDSLYQDITELGEIFNVQANAAAYIEKLKARETALSARASTETINYASFSDNGDGTIGIYNGNGDTFIESAMSLINMHNMLINETGTLSLEKLIEINPDAMIISRYAGGIDPEQTIEKLLANKQVQNINAVKNKKIYIIDFNNFWGYGDSIFTGVEGLADDLGL; encoded by the coding sequence ATGTTGGTATCCGTTAAAAAAGGGATGTTTCTTTGTTTGATTACTGCAATGATTCTGGTGCTCGCAGCTTGTTCAAGCAACAATGGTGGCAGCAAAGATGCAAATGGAAGCTCACAGCAAGCTGCGGAGAGCAGCGCCACGAATGCAGCAACAAATGGGGAACAAACCGACGCAGACGCTTCAGCACCTGCTGAAACAACTTACCCGGTAACCGTTTCAAATTATACAATAGAGAACGGCACATGGGTGAAGAAGGATCAAACGTTTGACAAGGCCCCTGAACGAGTAGTTGCCAATACACAAGGTGCAGCCGAGCTGATGATTCGCCTTGGTTTGACAGACAAACTTGTAGGTGTAGCTGCGTTGTTTGGTAGTGTACCTGAAGATATTGCTGACGAGTTTAAACAAATTCCTGTGCTAGCTGAAGGCTATGTCGGTAAGGAAGTGACAATAGGGGCTACGCCTGACTTGGTTGTAGGGCGTGGTGGATTGTTTGAGGATGCCGATTGGGGTGTTGGTACAGTAAGCAGCTTGAATGATATGGGGATTAAAACTTACGTGCAAAGCACCAGTGTTCCTGACGCATCGTTAGATAGTCTGTATCAGGACATTACTGAATTAGGTGAGATATTCAACGTACAAGCGAACGCAGCGGCATATATTGAGAAGCTTAAAGCACGCGAGACTGCGTTGTCGGCTCGAGCTAGCACTGAAACGATCAACTATGCATCATTTTCGGATAATGGTGATGGAACCATTGGAATCTACAACGGAAACGGTGATACGTTTATTGAAAGTGCAATGTCATTAATAAATATGCATAATATGCTGATTAATGAAACCGGCACACTCAGCCTGGAGAAGTTAATCGAAATTAATCCGGATGCGATGATTATTTCGAGATATGCAGGGGGTATTGATCCTGAGCAGACGATTGAAAAGCTGCTTGCCAACAAACAGGTACAAAACATTAACGCAGTTAAAAACAAAAAAATCTACATTATTGATTTCAACAACTTCTGGGGTTACGGGGATTCCATCTTCACAGGAGTTGAAGGACTCGCTGATGATCTCGGGTTGTAA
- a CDS encoding sensor histidine kinase, with amino-acid sequence MSIRIKLLLSFTGMLVISLLFILLTASLYTIAATGDLQSFRDIYKVHYQINPLTEQGESIFQEMKFLAKNDPDDLQNKVLLREYDMKLRAEKSGLYIRRENSQIFESLTFNQPELKQALPAYDLNNYQIRSTFNIGERFYAYAKFDFQYSDGERGSIFVIRERSPFAELTRKLLPVMSFLLIGVLIIANLLLFRWITRSFIKPLNQLRSSAEHIKDGNLSFKLQLNSNDEVGQLSEAFESMRNQLQRSYALRQQDEVNRKELISNISHDLRTPITNIKGYIEGIRDGVANTPEKMESYVNIIHSKAVSMDKLVDELFLYSKLDLNQEPFLFKTVDLADFLEDSIEELRYDLEDKGIALDWNNQVSGPAMAAVDPEKLKRTVVNVVDNALKYMENEHKRFEITLQADEKWITMAFKDNGRGIPEEALPYIFERFYRAEQSRNSSTGGSGLGLAIARQIIDGHGGFIWAESQPNDGTSIYIKLKRLNEERD; translated from the coding sequence ATGTCAATTCGAATAAAATTGCTGCTGTCCTTCACGGGCATGCTTGTTATAAGTCTGCTGTTCATCCTGCTTACGGCAAGTCTGTATACGATTGCGGCTACAGGGGATCTACAGAGTTTCCGCGATATTTACAAGGTACATTATCAGATCAACCCCCTGACTGAACAGGGAGAATCGATCTTTCAAGAGATGAAATTTCTGGCCAAAAATGACCCGGACGACCTGCAAAACAAGGTTTTGCTACGTGAATACGATATGAAGCTTCGAGCTGAGAAGTCAGGGCTCTACATCAGACGGGAGAATAGTCAGATCTTTGAATCGCTGACCTTCAACCAGCCGGAACTGAAACAAGCTCTACCTGCCTACGATCTTAACAATTATCAGATTCGAAGCACCTTTAATATTGGTGAGCGATTCTACGCGTATGCGAAATTTGATTTTCAATATTCAGACGGGGAACGGGGGAGTATCTTTGTCATTCGTGAGAGAAGCCCCTTTGCGGAGCTTACTCGCAAGCTGCTGCCTGTGATGTCATTCCTGCTTATTGGCGTCCTAATCATTGCAAATCTGCTCTTGTTTCGCTGGATCACGCGCAGCTTCATTAAGCCATTGAATCAACTACGAAGTTCAGCCGAACATATTAAGGATGGCAATCTATCCTTTAAACTTCAGCTAAACTCCAATGACGAGGTTGGTCAACTCAGCGAAGCGTTTGAGAGCATGCGGAATCAATTGCAGCGCTCTTATGCGTTACGTCAGCAGGACGAAGTGAACCGCAAAGAGCTTATCTCCAACATTTCGCATGATCTCCGTACGCCGATTACCAATATCAAAGGTTATATTGAGGGCATTCGTGACGGAGTGGCTAATACTCCGGAGAAAATGGAGAGTTATGTTAATATCATTCACTCCAAAGCAGTTAGCATGGATAAGCTGGTGGATGAACTGTTTTTGTATTCAAAGCTCGATTTGAACCAAGAACCTTTCCTGTTTAAAACAGTTGATCTCGCTGATTTCCTTGAAGATAGCATTGAAGAGCTGAGATACGATTTGGAGGATAAAGGTATTGCCCTGGATTGGAATAACCAGGTGTCTGGTCCCGCTATGGCTGCTGTGGATCCGGAGAAGTTAAAACGTACCGTTGTTAATGTGGTGGATAATGCACTCAAATACATGGAGAATGAACATAAACGATTCGAGATTACACTTCAAGCCGATGAGAAATGGATTACGATGGCGTTTAAAGATAATGGGAGGGGAATACCTGAAGAGGCACTGCCTTATATATTTGAACGCTTCTATCGTGCAGAACAATCCCGGAACTCCTCAACGGGCGGAAGTGGGCTCGGGCTGGCAATTGCCCGCCAAATCATTGATGGACATGGGGGCTTCATCTGGGCAGAAAGCCAGCCCAATGATGGCACGAGCATATATATCAAACTGAAACGGCTGAATGAAGAGAGGGACTAA
- a CDS encoding stalk domain-containing protein: MKKFKKVVVVALVMSVLLPLGPQKSEAASKYVDLEIQWADGRINHVQTLIKDGVTYGSFFSLGIKAGLEWGMEDDNTAVLKNSQKQIVVHLGSSIAEVDGQKVDMGREPVWYISHLYVPIGFLASALDGEVTHQDMKTKKVTVTGLSNYTDTFYGSNMGYTYVIRTAKGDLEITNASTGQKSSIPLGIKDMNVNTHDLKINFKRSPQNLLIVIIEHTNRKTEDYDLYTLVFKNKGLIRKSIAHGVTGQQEILNSDSTIQLIDDNSIRIIEDGSGKVLEVLSR; encoded by the coding sequence ATGAAGAAATTTAAAAAAGTAGTTGTCGTTGCATTAGTGATGTCGGTGTTATTACCATTGGGGCCTCAAAAATCTGAAGCAGCATCCAAATATGTTGATTTGGAAATTCAGTGGGCAGACGGTCGTATTAACCATGTTCAGACGTTAATCAAGGATGGAGTCACTTACGGAAGTTTTTTCTCACTGGGTATTAAGGCAGGCCTAGAGTGGGGGATGGAAGATGATAATACGGCCGTACTGAAGAACAGTCAGAAGCAAATTGTTGTGCACTTGGGAAGCAGCATTGCCGAAGTGGATGGTCAAAAAGTAGATATGGGCAGAGAACCGGTGTGGTATATTAGTCACCTTTATGTACCCATAGGATTTCTTGCATCTGCTTTGGACGGGGAAGTGACTCATCAAGATATGAAAACGAAAAAGGTAACCGTGACTGGATTGAGCAATTATACCGATACTTTTTATGGTAGCAACATGGGTTACACCTATGTCATTCGCACTGCAAAAGGAGATCTTGAGATTACGAATGCTTCTACTGGACAAAAGAGTTCGATTCCCTTAGGGATCAAGGACATGAATGTGAACACTCATGATCTTAAGATAAATTTTAAGAGGAGTCCCCAAAATCTACTTATTGTCATCATTGAACACACTAATCGAAAAACGGAAGATTACGACCTTTACACGTTGGTATTCAAAAATAAAGGTCTGATTCGCAAATCCATTGCTCACGGGGTAACGGGCCAGCAGGAAATTTTGAATTCAGATAGTACCATTCAACTCATCGATGACAACAGTATACGTATTATTGAAGATGGAAGTGGTAAAGTGCTTGAAGTCCTTTCTCGTTGA
- a CDS encoding cupin domain-containing protein — protein sequence MHYQAIQLNEEFSKLNDLWSPKLIGEMNDYQFKIVKIAGDFEWHVHEETDKLFFVLEGEMIIDFRDGQVKISKGEMYIVPKGVEIKPSSEKECHIMLMEPGSEVNIGGTKAE from the coding sequence ATGCACTATCAAGCGATTCAATTAAATGAGGAATTTTCGAAATTAAACGATCTTTGGTCTCCGAAACTCATTGGTGAAATGAATGACTATCAATTTAAGATCGTTAAGATTGCTGGAGATTTTGAGTGGCATGTTCATGAGGAGACAGATAAGTTATTTTTTGTGCTCGAAGGGGAAATGATAATTGATTTTCGTGATGGGCAAGTGAAGATTTCCAAGGGCGAGATGTATATTGTCCCTAAGGGAGTCGAGATCAAGCCTTCCTCCGAAAAGGAATGTCATATCATGTTGATGGAGCCTGGAAGCGAAGTAAACATTGGCGGGACTAAGGCCGAATAA